In Sphingobacterium sp. SYP-B4668, the sequence AGAAATGTAAGTGAAATTAAATGTAAGTTGTTGTGTATTTGCGTGTTCAAATACGGTTGATCGAAATGTAGCGAAAAAGAGATGGGTCAAAGGAGCATTCGTTCTGGAGGTATGGATTTTTCCACTTTGGGCAATCCTTGGAATGGGAAAAGTAAGAATAAAAGGCTATATTGGGGGTATAACCTCAAATCGATATTAGGTTATGGCGTGGAAGAGGAGGTAATATGTGTGCTAGTCGATTGGGGTCGTGTATAGTATTTTGATGAAAATGGGCTGTTATGGTCAGTTAAAGAAAGTGTCATGGAGGAACCGATAGTTTTAACAATAGGCTGGATCGGATTTATTTTTTGTTCGTCGGCGTATATGCTTTTGAATATTCGTATTATTCGTTTTGATGGAATAGTATATCAGTTGTTGAACATCGTTGGTGGTATTTGCTTGGTGGTCAGCGCTTCTTTTTTTAGTGACATCCCCAATACCG encodes:
- a CDS encoding CBU_0592 family membrane protein; the encoded protein is MEEPIVLTIGWIGFIFCSSAYMLLNIRIIRFDGIVYQLLNIVGGICLVVSASFFSDIPNTAANILWVFIALFGIIRYSKSFRSSKKY